The sequence below is a genomic window from Daphnia pulicaria isolate SC F1-1A chromosome 6, SC_F0-13Bv2, whole genome shotgun sequence.
TGCACAATATAAGCAACCACTAGCGATAAccacaaaaatgaaaagatagGCGTTTAGGTGAAAAGATATatgttatttttcaattaaaaattaatcggTTTTCATAAGTGGTTTCTTATTTATAAGTGGTGGTACTTTAATGAATTGTGATTCCCCAAGTTTTTAAATAAGTACTAAAATAGTAGAATTCTACAGTGGTTGGAAGCAATCCTGTTGACTaattctcaaaaaaaaaatagaaaaaatatatataaaacatTGAATATAAGCAACCACTAGCGATATTCAACAAAACCATTAGCTAATTGTATGGGAAAAACACTACGTAATCATATATCGGTAATAGTAATTCGATTTAAATCAGTAGTTACTAATATCCGCATGCCGTTTAGATTTTCTTGgatttataaattaatttttccaaattttgtaaaataacaTTAAGTTTTTGGAATTGGAAAAAGTGATTGTTATAAAATCCCTTTCACTTGCTGGCCTTGAAAGAACGTGAATCCCGTTTCCCTGagtttttctttgtcttttcccGATATAAAAGCCCGACGCCTGCAGAATGTTACATAGATTGTTCTCTTTTGAGTATGCTAGCTCGACAGTGAGGTCTGAGAACGTTATTGGCGGGAGTGAGTTGTTGTCGACGGTTATTTGCGCAGCGTAAATCAAAGCTAACAACGACATTTCGACCGGACAAATccactttttcctctttcgtCTTTTGACTGTTGGCTCGACTGCTGTTCACGTTACTTATAAGAATTCAAACCACAACCATATTATTAGAAATTTTAGTTCTATACCTGATACTGAGTTCATCCATTTGacgtttttgaaatatttcgtctTCGTCATATCCAAATTGTGATAGAATAATCTGCAATCTATCCAAGTTGACGAACCCACTGTCTGTCAACCATCCCTgcaattaaaatcaatgaggataaaaccaaataaaataataatattgcattattaaaaataacctTAGTCTTGTAGACACATTCTTTGTAGAGATTTACGAGTCTGTCAATAGCACCTTCTCGAATTTCTAATGATGCAAGATGAGGTAGGTAGTCGTTGCGGATGAATAAACACATGAAGATCCAATCATCTATGGCACGTTCAAAGTCATACACAATCGACATACTTGGCATCCGCAGCTCCCTTTCAAGACACTCTCTAAGCACGTTGAGGCGAATGAATATGTAGTTCTGCTTGGCTGCTACATTGTGACCGATTTCGTCGTTCTCTCCACACTTTGGGTGCTCCACTCCTTGACAGTCATTCTGCTCGTGACCTTGATGAAtcatcaaatagaaaatagtgTTATTCACCTGATGTCtgacaggaaaaaaacaaacaagcttACCTATCTGGTTACAAATTTCACATGGTATAAGTTTGTTTGGTCTGAATTCTTGACGCATACCAGTGAAATTCAGCTCATGGGTAGCTAACCCAAGCATGATCAAATCTGCGTCAGCACCGCACAAGATATGGCTGGTGTTGGGATCGTGGCTGGGTTGTGCTCGTTGCCGGCGAATGTAGTccatgattttttgtttcccttctCCAGGAACGTTGGCAGATAAAAGATGATGATTTAAAGATGATGACTTGAGCatcttttgtttaaatttttttttgctcaattTGGAGTCGGTTAGTATTAAAATGGAGACGACAGACAAAGAAGATCGCAAATCCATGATGATCTCCTGGGCCTTGCAGGttaattgttgtttttaaaaacaaaacctaATAAAGTTTCTGAGtttctattattttcaaaacgaagatTTAGCAACGTGGATTATGTCTTCACTACGACAAGTCATTGTTTGATAAGGTCGTGGAATCTCTGTGAATTACCTTTCATGAAATGAATACCCTCAATATGtattgataaaaaaatgaataattttttaattatcactTTCACGAATATTTCCGATTGTCCGAGTGTAAATTATTTCCTTAATGTTCACATACTTGTGGATCCTAACTACCCGAATTTTAGGAAATTGTAGACAATTGGCATGTGGCAATTCGTGTATTAAGAAGGTTTCACTCTAACTGTTAGGTTTTGAATCATTGTTCAAAATACTAGACTCGTACATCTtcaactgttttacaaatccCGCATTAGGTTGAGCTCTTGGTCTGGCAGCTTTGACTTGACTTATAGCCTCAAAGAGACTCTTTTGTCGACGACACATTAGGAAGGCAACCACGATTGAAACGGAACGAGAAATACCAGCATTACAATGGACAAGCACACGGCCGTTTTTAAGCGCTTCATCTATAAACTCAAAACACTTTGCAAAATGACAACTTAGCGGTTCTTCGGGCAAGTCCAAAATGTGAACATCGAGATAGTGAAGGTCAATCAATTTCTGAGATGGAACTTCGGCAACGTTCAGTACgtgggtgatcccatactgtTTAATCAATCCTGCATCATTGGCAACATCTTGAGAAGCGACAAAAAGGCCTTCCTTCACTTGCCTAACCTGTAGATCTGGTGTGTTATCGATGACAAAACCGTAAGATTGTTCACTCTCCACTGCAACTCCGTCGCCTTCATGAAATACTCGTCCACTCGGTAAAGTCACTCGCGTAGTCACTCGGCGCAAATTTTCTCCCTTAGTTTTCAATAATTCGTTGAGGCTGCTCATCTTGAGGAATCTTATAGCCAACGTCTAGAAGATACAATCCGTACGGCGGAGCTGTCATAGCTTTCGGATTCCACTGTCCTGGATGATCAAATAACTGACGGGCTTCGTCAAGGTTCATATGACCATTAGCTACAGCCACTACCAGAGCCACCATCCGACGCACTTGTCTGTACATGAACGACCGAGATTTGATGTGGAAATCATAAAAATCAATACCCGAATACAAATTATCGTATAAAGGATCAAACAAAGGTCTTCCAGGTTTGATATGGAAAGCATCTATTGTTCGAACAGTAGGGTACCCCGGTGGTCTCCCGCTGATGCCGTGACAGAATGACGCGAAATCTTTAGTTCCTTCAAATAGTTTGCAGACTTCAATACTTTTGTCCAAACAAAAAGGTTTCTCTATGAAGTAGCACTTTCTCCATTCAATGACAGGATGACACTTAACATTCAGTGGGGTTATACCAATCCTGTAAAGGTAGTGTCTTGAATAACTTGAATATCTTGCATGAAAAGTTGATGGCACAGCTTCCACATTATTCACTGTAAGATTGATGTCAGATTTTTGACAGAACACATGCAAAGTTTTCTGGAGCTGAACTGGTGGGATGCAACTACCATTCTTCAGAAGCTTCAAGTCAACATGAGCTAAATTGCAAAATGAATGCACTCCTTGATCTGTACTGTTCAATAcgggaaattaattttcatattACTATAAACAAAGATTACAGGATATTTTTACCGGCTTGAGAACTGGACACCAGGTTCAAAGGAGGTAGCTGACTTTTTGTGGTGAAGAAATcttaaaattcctttttccaaAATTGTCTGAATTGAAGCTCGGTATGGAATTTCATCGTTGTATATTTCTCCAGGCTGTCTTTGTAACCCCCTGAGAAAAGTAagattcgttatttttttacatatggTCACATATCCTTTTATGTACCGAAAGCGCGTTCCCGAATACGAGAATTTAATGAGATAACACTGCATTAGAAATTTCGCTTTGTAAActttgcaaaaataaaaaatagacggAATCACATTACATTGTGATTTGTGATAATTTCTTTAGCCTCAACGGTGACATCATCGACGGAAAGAGACAGGGCTGGAAACTGCTCGAGGTCCTTTTTCCAATTGAGTTCTACGAGCTCACACCCCGGCTCCACCCTGggctttgaaaaaagaaaagcctaAATCCAAGTGGGATATCACCAAAGCGGAAAAGTTTGTGAGAGAGGCCTTGGCACTCTTGACTACCGAACAGAGAGCTAAGTTCGACTAGGACGAAGCGCTCATTCGGAGGGACAAAGAGACGCAGAACGCTCTACGACAGGAGGTTCGCGCAGCCAAAAAGAGGAAGCGGGACGCGGTGGAAGAGGCTAAGATACGCCTGGTAGAGAAGGAATCGAAAGACAAGCGAGAGGCGAACGAGCGTTCTAAACGTCGTAGGGTTATCCCTACAGCTGGTCAGGGTAACTCGGTAGCCCCAGTAACGGTTCCGTTTGTTACGCCAATCGGAGACCCGGTCCTACCAGGAGACTCCTTCCACAACCTGTGGACGGCCATCACCACAGGAACATTCCCTATCCCGGGTACGGCAAGCGACCCGGTAACCTCTGACATTCTGGCAGTGCTGGCTAAGCACCAGAATCAGGCACAGACTCCGCAGCCATCGGCCTCGAAGAGCCAGGCAAAGGTAGCAAAAACACCTAGAAGGCAACCGGCAGCTGGAAGGAGAAAGGCGGAAGCTTCGAAAGAAGTTCAGGCCCAGATCCTCAACCCTCCGGTTCTTCTAAGTGCAATTAGCCCCAAACCAACGAAAGGCAAGGCGATAGCTTGGCCGAAGCCCGTGGTGAAAGACGCGCCCGCCGCCAAGAGTACGCCCGCCAAAGAGTTGAAGCTAATCCTCAAAAGGTTCGACGACGAGAATCTCGGCGTTACGCTGGTGATACTCCCTAAGGCCCGGCGAAAGTCAGCTATCAACCCTCCCTCAAAGGAGTTGGTAGAAGCGGCAGGAAAACAGGCGGCGAGACGCAATAGTCTCAGATCTGCCAAAGATCCTGAGCCAGGCAAAGGGAACACACCGGGAACTGAGCCTGTTAACTTGAAAGGCAAATCGAAGGGGCTGTTCGATACGGACAGCGCTGAAGAGGAGCTATTCAAAGAGACGCCGATCCACACTAAGGCCCCGAATCAGGCCCCAACTCCAGCGGAGGAGCAAACCGCAGTTGCAACGACCTGTTCGGTTgcaaattaacaaaattaattttcacctGTAGATTGTCACCGCTGTTGGTGCTTTGCTCACCCGAGTCGGCATCGCCCACACTGGCTACACCACGCCTGCTGTCGTCGTCGGCCATGTTTTGCGGTTGGATTGTTAGTTTTTATTGAAAGCTCCACCCAAATACTAAGAATTGAGCACTAAATACAGTGAAAATTTTACTACAGACATAACTAATATAAATTTAAAGTATTACGCCTTACCGTAAAATGTGAGAGAGTAAAGATTGCAAAAGAAATTCGCCAGAGAGTAGGCTAGAACATGTGATTGTAAAACACATTGCCAGATAGACGTTACATACAACCACTTGCTTGAAACATAAAATTCAATGTGTGAGTACTAATTAACTAATTGTAAAAAaggtttaattttcaaatctataatttaagaaatttttgaagaacagaaaaaacaactatacaacattttttggttgtaTTTGGTTTTGGTTGTGTTGAGGATTTGGCAACGCTTCCATGTTTGGAAAAGAGAAATCGGCCATTTTTTCTTGATGACAGCAAACAGTTATTCAGCACACAAAACGAGTGACGCGATTCAAGAACAGCCCACCGAGAAAGAAATCATAAATTTCGAAcaagtaagtttttttaaaattattcctttttgccttgttttttttgtgtctttatTCTGTTTTTTCCAAGTTAAGTAAGCGTTTTAATGTTTACTTCTTTTGACGTTTTCAGATATTGAAAATGATGGCATCTAACATTTTGATCAACGTGACCTATACTGACGTCTCAGTTCGTGGTCATCTAGAGTCATGTCTGTATTTCTGGGGATCTACAAAAGATCGCAATTCGAATTTGGAAATGGATTTGCGTCTGGAAGAACTCAAGTCacaattagaaaaacaagACCCACCAATGAATCCTCTGATATGATATGATAACCTTTCGGACCAAAAGTTCCGAACAGACCGAGCTGCCCGGTCCGATCTCTCGAAGATCCCGCCGGTTAGTGGACTCATCTTCCGAATCAGAGCCTGAACTCATAGTCACggtggaggaggaagaagaagaagccctaAAGAACGCTGCCCTGAGTTCGATCAAACAGGACAAAGCGGTCGATACGCTCGAAGAGGCGGCGAAGAAGCTCGACTTAGCTTCAGAGCCCATGACCCATTGAGTCGTGTTACTGTAACAACTCCTGTGTTTGCCGATAATAATACACTTGTATAAAATTTGAACTCTGTCTGTCTTTTCATTATACGATTAAATGATGCACTCTGACAAAAAACGATCAAAACGGAAGGGGAGTAAGGATGATACCCCTAACCGGCTAGCGCTTCCGAATGCCAGAAAAAATCTGTTAGGCACGGGGCGGTTAGAAGCAGAGTGTGAAGAGGCCTTAGAACGACTAATAGCGGAAAGCGAGCACGATACTGGAGGAAATCCAGACGAGCACCAAGAAAGAATCCCGACGGTACGCTCAACCTACCAAGGAGTAGGCCGTCGAGCAGGGCCTCAGACCGAAACCCGAGTGGCTCTCCACCGGTCATAAACTTAGAGGGGAACACGATCGAACCCCAGTCACCTAAAATTGGATTCACGGTAGACGAAATACAAAGACAGGCAGGTGCCCAGCCTTCACCTGAAATACCGGCTCCGAATTTAGAAGGGTTTGGGGTTACCCCTGAACGGAAAACTCTATCCGAATGGATCAGAGAAGAATTCACGAGAATTCACTGCAGCCCGGACCTGATGAAGACAGCCCAGACCGACCGGAAGATATACTGATCCGGCTATCCCGCCAGATATAAACCACCGCTCCCCCCCCCTGTCTCGGTCTCTGCTACCCGCTCTCCCTCTCGACATTGACTCTCTTGTACTCCCGTACTTGACCAGCAATACATCTAGTTCGTAACCCCAAGTTGCCTCATCTTTATTCCCCTGTAAAGCAGAGCTTTAAATGGTAATTAAATCATTCAAGATTACGGCTGGAAATGCTGGTAGGAAGCAGTAAAATTGAGAAACACCTATTGGTTTCTTAAATCTCCCTTGCCCCAGTCGAATATGAAGAAACTTTCTCTGTGGAACAATGATGAATTTCAAACCGTGGAAAGAAAGAACCTGCGACCTACATCGGCGGAGCCAAGGTCAGTTCTAGTtctagaaaaaagagaggaaaGTTAGAAAAGGGGTTGAGCGAGGGTAGCAAATGAGGGGGGCAGCATTGCAACATATGAAGAAATTGAGCGCGAAATGGATATTTCTAACAAGGGTGAAGGGTGTTCCTCCGCTGTCTGGCATCGCAGCGAAAGTAGTTCGAAGGCATCGTCTGCTCTAGTTTCTCGCGTATAGACCACTTTCGACTTGCTTCGTATCCGCCATAGccaaaagtcgtgcggctagtcgactagtgcgcaccGTGGAGGGGGATAGCCGAAACATGCTGCAGACTTGGCTAGATTGAGCCTATGTCCTAGGCAGTTGTT
It includes:
- the LOC124342176 gene encoding 5'-3' exoribonuclease 2-like translates to MDYIRRQRAQPSHDPNTSHILCGADADLIMLGLATHELNFTGMRQEFRPNKLIPCEICNQIGHEQNDCQGVEHPKCGENDEIGHNVAAKQNYIFIRLNVLRECLERELRMPSMSIVYDFERAIDDWIFMCLFIRNDYLPHLASLEIREGAIDRLVNLYKECVYKTKGWLTDSGFVNLDRLQIILSQFGYDEDEIFQKRQMDELSISNVNSSRANSQKTKEEKVDLSGRNVVVSFDLRCANNRRQQLTPANNVLRPHCRASILKREQSM
- the LOC124344387 gene encoding dual specificity protein phosphatase 19-like, which gives rise to MSSLNELLKTKGENLRRVTTRVTLPSGRVFHEGDGVAVESEQSYGFVIDNTPDLQVRQVKEGLFVASQDVANDAGLIKQYGITHVLNVAEVPSQKLIDLHYLDVHILDLPEEPLSCHFAKCFEFIDEALKNGRVLVHCNAGISRSVSIVVAFLMCRRQKSLFEAISQVKAARPRAQPNAGFVKQLKMYESSILNNDSKPNS